Genomic window (Hippoglossus stenolepis isolate QCI-W04-F060 chromosome 11, HSTE1.2, whole genome shotgun sequence):
TTACCATCAACATCTTTTATCCCATAGCGCCTTGCCAGGTCAGAAGTCATTAAAATCTTCCCAGTCAGGGACATCAGATTTTTATCTTTCAAGCAGAGAGAAACCATatcaaagtaaacacacataGTTTATGACAGCATATTACACTGATCCCAATGCAGATCAAATACATGCGCACAGTTTGTTAAATAGAGTGACTAACATTTGACTATCTGACAGTGAAGTAAATACCATCTCCAACAGTATAAACCTACCTTTGGCCAGGTTGACGATACACCTCCCACTCAGTTCTGTGGTCTCTCCATtggcaaatgtattttttaactgaggaaaagaaaatccagatATGTAgcaaaaaatacataaaactgaGGAAGCAACCATAAATATGAATTGGTTGTTAGAGAAGAGTTTACCTGAGAATTTAAAGTCTGTGTAGCCTCTTTCTCCAGTATCAACTGATTCACCAGCTCTGTCTGTACTGCCCCCGGCCACAGGCTGACAGAGGCCACCCCCCTACTCCTCAGCTCAACAGCCATGTCTGCTGCCAGCCTGTCACACTGGAAACAgatcacaaaacaaaacttgtATAAAACATGTCCAAATACAGTGTTTAGATATACTTATATCATGTAATATAGATTTTGATCTTGATAAGAAGAGATCTTACCGCGGCTTTACCAACGCCATAAGGCACATTGAAGAGATACCGAAGCCCTCCCATTGATGAAATAGTGATGATCAAACCTCGACCCTGAGCCACCATCAACCGAGATGCATGAACTGAGAAGAAATAGTGCCCCCTGtcagataaagaaaaaagaaataagtttTTGTACCAAAAAACCTGGTTCGACAAAGGATGGACCCTGAGCCTGTCCAAGTGCCCGACACGGTTGTGAGCATTTACTCTTGTGTGATGTGTCTAAGTCACTCTGCAATGACAACTCCAAAACGCTAGCTGGGTTTCAATACAACTGAAGCTGGttacagacatgaactctggaaaatgtccggaaaaatggatccagacattttgtgtctttcacatatgaagatcACAGCAagagattgtccaggtcagacatgttcacaacaacaggagcatttctggaacattcaggcgagcGGTGGCACCTGAGTCGAGCGGCAGGAAGGAGGACATGATTTATTAATTCCACTCAATTTTTGTTTCAAGCTCATCGACACCAGTTCCAGTTTTCTGTCACGTTGGAGTCAATTAATATTGAGCAAGAGTAGTTTTACTGAAATGACTGCAGCACGGACAAGAGAGGGCCCTCTTACGAAATTAGGTGTGTGACCTTTGAACTGTTTGAGTCAGAAGGATGGTGTGTGCTTGTCCAGCCACTGGGAGACATGGACGCTGCATGCTATCAAGTGGACCAATCACACTCTTTGTGTGCTCTGCGTCACGGTGACCTGAGGTGACATTCTGAGGAGGGCGCACATCACAGTGTTGATTCAACATAGAAGAATGATTTGGCCTTTGGCTCTGTGATACAGTCACAACACACTTGcagttatttgttttaatatgtaTTCTGACAAAGCTACTACTGAGAGAAGGAGTTGCCACTGAACTAAgcattcaaaactaaaaacgAGAAAAACAAGTTTAGAATCAGTTGATGTCGGGAAACTATAACTAAACATGAGGAAATGACTCCGTAGTTTGTTGACAATGACACAGTCTACTTGTGGAACATGACAAAGTATGTGAGCATACCTGAGGCCTGTGTTGTTGATGGAATCCCAAATCAGCGGGTCAGTTTCCCAGAACTTCTGGCCTGTACTTTCGAAAATAGCCTGAAATAACACATCATGTTTAGAGTCAAGGTGAATCACACAGCGGGGAGTTTGTGCTGGGTCCTCTGACCAACGGTTTCCTTCCATTTACATAGCTGTAACTTGCATGTAACCTTACTATTTAAAGTACACAATACACCAAGTAGTGCTTCATGTCAGTGCAATTTACCTACCTGTACTCCAGCGTAGGCATTGTTAACCAGCATGTCCAGCCTGCCATTCTGTTCCCGTGTGATCTGGTTGAACAGTTCTTCAATGTCTTCATGGTTTGTAGAATCACAGATAACTGGCACGCAGTTCCCACCCCTCTCCTTAACCTGTGTTTCGCACAAAGACGAAGTAATTGTGACAGCAACACAGTACTACTACTGCTACACAACACAGCAAAGATAACACATTCCAGACACAATGGTTTTTAAGTCGTCATCCACCAGACAGGGAGGAGCTGACCCTCTGGATCACAAAATTGGCACCACTGTCAAGTCAACACAGGTTAACTGATGTTCCAGCTAAAACCTTCacctctgcagcagtttgtttcaGAGTCTTCTCCTGTCGGCCCGTGATGTACACGGTGGCTCCTGCCTCCGACAGCTGGAGAGCTATGCCCCTGCCAATGCCTCTGGAGGCACCTGTTACCACACACACCCAGCCGGACAGGGACATTCTCTCTGGAGGTTTTCGTCTGTGAAGGTTAAATATGGTCAGAGATCAACTGATAAAtgaaatacatgagaaaagaTTAACTTTGAATATAACTGTGTAACCCCACCCACTGTCCAGAGTTCACTGGAAATCAGTTGCAACCTTACATAACATAATTCTGTCGAGTCACTGCTATACAGCATTCATTGAGCACAAACAGCTGACAGTGATATTACAATGGGGATATCTGTGATCGATTATTTAATTAAGCAATAAATTAATGTAAACTAATGTAACAAACTTATATAAAACTGTATCCTCGCTCTAAAATGCTATAGCAAGGCTACTGTTAAATATAGTGGGGGATGATATACAACTTATGGCAATAGATAAATATAGATCAATTTAattgatcccgagggaaatGTAGGTATCCAACGGCTTATATGAAGAAAAGACAGCAGCACACATATgaacataaaatatatacattacgtttagaatatatacataaactttagaatatataaatgaatattagCAACATAATAAAAGTTTACTATTGGGAATGAAGGGTCATTGGATTTCCGTTGACAACAACTTGACAAGAAAATCTTGTTGCAACAAGATACCGTGAGTcgatattaataattaaaggTTT
Coding sequences:
- the dhrs1 gene encoding dehydrogenase/reductase SDR family member 1, giving the protein MSLSGWVCVVTGASRGIGRGIALQLSEAGATVYITGRQEKTLKQTAAEVKERGGNCVPVICDSTNHEDIEELFNQITREQNGRLDMLVNNAYAGVQAIFESTGQKFWETDPLIWDSINNTGLRGHYFFSVHASRLMVAQGRGLIITISSMGGLRYLFNVPYGVGKAACDRLAADMAVELRSRGVASVSLWPGAVQTELVNQLILEKEATQTLNSQLKNTFANGETTELSGRCIVNLAKDKNLMSLTGKILMTSDLARRYGIKDVDGRSVVDYTSLKFLLTQVPYLSWLSSVTPSFLRLPRFVLTLAHSRF